The Streptomyces capitiformicae genome contains the following window.
GCCCTACTCGCCGCCTCCGACGAGGCCGCGTACGACCTGACGCCCGCCGACCTGGCCGAGGCCCTCGCCGGCGAATCCCTCCCGGCCCTCCCGGCGGACACCTACGAAGTGGCCCACACAGCCCTGAACGCCGCCCACGCCGCCTACGAGGCCCGCTTCGGCCACGTATTCGTGATCGCCGTGGACGACGTCCCTCCGTCCGAACTCCTCGACCGGGCCCTGGAGGGCATCAGGTCACGATTGGCGAACGACCCCGAGGAGGAGCGAACAGTGGCGGCGGAGCAACTACGCCGCCTGGCCAGAGAACGTCTGACCAGCCTGCTGGGTACCTTTTCAGCCGCGGATCAACACCACTGAAGGGGCGCGGGGCTGTGACATCTGCGGCTCCGCCGCGATGGGGGTCCCCCCGGTCGAGCGAAGCCGAGACTGGGGGAGCGACCAGCCACAACGAACCCGCACCCGGCAACGAACCAGGCACCCCCACCCCAGTAGCCGCCCCGCACTAGCCCTTACGCGCACCTTTGCATGCCAGTTTGATCACACCCCCATACCCGGCTTAAGCCAAGCGCAGCGACGTGGCTACCATGGCCGGGGCCGGTGGACCGTACCCGGCCGGGTCAGACCGACACAGAAAGCCGGCCGGCCCCAATCCCCGCTCCCGGAGGGTTCTTCCGTGCCGGCTGGAACGCTGTACCGCGGCCGGGAAGGAATGTGGTCCTGGGTGGCTCACCGAGTCACCGGCGTCCTCATCTTCTTCTTCCTGTTCGTACACGTGCTGGACACCGCTCTCGTCCGTGTCTCCCCCGAGGCCTACGACAACGTCGTGGCCACGTACAAGACGCCGATCGTCGCTCTGCTGGAGTACGGCCTCGTGGCCGCCATCCTCTTCCATGCGCTGAACGGCCTTCGGGTCATCGCCGTCGACTTCTGGTCGAACGGCCCGCGCCACCAGAAGACGATGCTCTGGGCCGTCGTCGGCGTCTGGGTCGTGCTGATGGCCGGGGCTCTGTACCCCGTCCTCG
Protein-coding sequences here:
- the sdhC gene encoding succinate dehydrogenase, cytochrome b556 subunit, with the translated sequence MPAGTLYRGREGMWSWVAHRVTGVLIFFFLFVHVLDTALVRVSPEAYDNVVATYKTPIVALLEYGLVAAILFHALNGLRVIAVDFWSNGPRHQKTMLWAVVGVWVVLMAGALYPVLGHAAREVFGG
- a CDS encoding 2-oxo-4-hydroxy-4-carboxy-5-ureidoimidazoline decarboxylase, whose product is MTRLDNVVTPLAPPALPTPTHRRGPTLPPHRLPHLPGQVAIPEQVRTPNATALEHFNHAPAEAVEQTLLTCLRSLRWSHRLTAHRPYPDLDALLAASDEAAYDLTPADLAEALAGESLPALPADTYEVAHTALNAAHAAYEARFGHVFVIAVDDVPPSELLDRALEGIRSRLANDPEEERTVAAEQLRRLARERLTSLLGTFSAADQHH